In the Sulfobacillus thermosulfidooxidans DSM 9293 genome, TCCCCTGACTATTGCCTTTTATCAAGGTCCTTTGCCCCCACAAATAGTCTTGCGATCAATGAAGCGTCATCTTTTGTGGAGCCGGGGATTAGACAATGCAGGAAAAACCCAAGGGCACTTGAGTGATCCTTCCAGAGAAACAGCCATTGAAGATGCCGAACGTATTCGACAAAAGCTTGCTCAGGGGGATGCACGCATCCTTGAAACCTCGTTGTTCATGACCTTATGGGCGGCGACACAAGAGGAATTAAACGAAGCAACGGCCATGTTACAAAACTTGTGCGAAAGTATGCTGATCACGATTCGTCCGTTACATTTTCAGCACCTGCAAGGTTTTAAGTGGACATGGCCTCTTGGAGAACATCCTTCATTGGTTCGGGAAATGGAAAGTGACACCTGGGCGACATTTTTTCCCTTGGTCTCGGAAGAAATTGTTCACGAACAAGGCATCTTATGGGGGACAAATCCCCAAAACCATTCTCTGATTTTGGTCAACCGATTTCTCATGCCTGCGCCTCATTCGATTACCATTGCCTGGTCCGGAGCGGGCAAAAGTTACGCGGCAAAATTGGAGGTTTTGCGTGCCCGCTATCAGGAATTGCCCGTCTACATCATTGATCCAGAAGGAGAATATACCATATTCCGCGATGTAGGGGCCGATGTATGGTCCATAGGCCAAGCGCAAGAGAACCACTTTCCTTTCGATCCCTTCACGATGTCTCGAGAAACCCACGATTTCGAGCATGACAGCGATTTTTTGATCCGTTTCTTATCTCGCCTGTTGCCCCATTTAGAGAACCGGTTGAAAATGATTTTGCCGCCCGTTTTATGGTCACATTGGAAATCATCATCCTCTCCTAAGTGGTCTGTCACGCCCTTAACGGTGGACATTTCCGAGCTTCTTGAAGGGATTGTGAGCCGCGATAAAGAACTTGCTGAACAACTCGATATGGCGATGACCCGGTGGCGTACTTTAGTGGGCACAAAAGCACGGGACTCGATTAACCCCCATTTTCAAGTCTTCGACTTAAGTCATCTCACTACCTCTATGAAAAATGCCGCGTACCTGGCTATCAGTGAATGGCTCACACGTCAGACATTTTCTGGTTCCCGGCGGCTCATTATATTTGATGAGGCATGGCACCTGCTAACTGATCAAGAATCCGCCAAATATCTCGAATCCCTATTTCGACGGGCGCGGAAATGGGGAACAGCCTTGTCATTGATTACGCAGGATATGAATGACTTTGTTCGTTCTCAAACTGCAGAGGTCTGCCTACGAAATGCCCCGATAGTGTTGCTGCTTAAACAACATCCCGAAAGCCTGCAGCAATTAGCCGCGTCGTTACGATTACATGAAGGAGAGGTTAACCGGATTGCCCAAGCAGGAATGGGGGAGGGGGTGCTGATGGTGGGCGAGGACCATGTTCCCATTCGGATTATGGGCGCGCCATTTGAGACCCGAATTCTTCATTCGTCATATCGGAATTAAACGGAAAAATCCCAAGCCTTTTTAACAATGGGATATAGCGTGACCTAACCCAACAGGAGGGATTACCTTGAAATCTGTCTTCTCTGTTAAATCGTCTGCTTTATGGGGAATGCTGGTGGCAGGACTTGTCTATGGTGGGCTCAGTGTGCTGCCCTGGATACGTCCTTTACCCCGGGTTCCTGTGGTAGAACAATCTCATGCACAGGGGACTTTGTTACGGCCATCTGATATCAAATGGATACCTATGAACCGGGATATGGAGAACCTTTCTCCTGGATATTTAAAAGTCGCAGTAAGTCCCGGCGAAATTTTGTCACCGGCGATGTTTTCGCGCCAACCACAGTCACCGCGAGGTATTTTAGTCGATATTCCCTCATCCTCGACATTCGCGCAAGCTGGGCAAAAAGTACGCATTTTAGTAATTAGTCCATCCGGACATTTGTGGTCTTCTGGTCCCGTGACGGTCATTCATTCTCCCCATGGTAACGGATTGATTGGGACGGGAGGAGGTTCTTTACTCGTGGAAATGCCATGGTCTGAGGCATTAACATTTGAAAAGCTCAGTGTTCACGGGAGTGTTTCTGTAGTGGGGATTCCATCATGATTATCGTAGCAGTGGAGCACGCAGGCCTTGAACAGTTTATTCATGAGGAAATTGTGAACCATGAGGACTTTGACCGGGTAAGTATTGTTCATTCCTGGGAGGAAGTTCGAAAACTAGCCCGGCGTGCCCAAAAAATTTTACTGGGAGAACGCATTCTTCGGCACGTGTCGACCGAGCAACTTGTCAAGCTGATTGAACAGGAACCAATGATACAGTGGGTTATTTGGACCAGTGAGGCGGAATATTGGCGAACCCTATTGGGTGAACATGGGGAAGTGTGGGAACACACTTTAGGCCCTGATGACTTAAAAAAATGGCTCAAAGTCGGGACCGTCGCCCCACGAATTCACATTCCGCGCCGGTGGTTTTTATGGTCGACCTCTGGAACTGTTCGGCGCCAGCTCCTATGGCGGGATCTTCTGGAGAAGATGAAAACTCAATATCAAGAGGGTATGACGATTGATTATGATTGGGGACAAGCTCTTGTCACCCGTTTATGGGAATCGCGAAATCTTCCCAATGAGAATTTTCCTTATGCCAGACTTACGCCTCAATCGTCAACATGGGGATGGATTGTGCCGGCCCCGATGCCGTGGATGCCTATTTTTTATACACCGGATATTAATGATGTTAAACGGGTTTTAGCGCAAACAAAATCATGGATGGCATGGGATCTAGGAATAAACTTGCGCGATCCTCTGACCAGCCTGGTCATTTCATCTCTGCCAACAGGCTTGATTTTTACCGCTGAAGAGGGTACTGATGACGTGTTTCGTCACGGACTATTGATGATCAAAGAACTGAATCCTCAATGTGAAATCCTATTGGTCGGAGACCAAGCTTCTCGCGTTGGACGCCAATATGGATTGCCGTCCTTATCCTCTTCAGAATCGCCTAGGATTGCTCCCGGTGTGCTTGAACGGTGGCTGCGTCGTGACCGGAGGACAAAGCGGTAATCTCATGATATTTCGTTAAAAATGTTGCCAAAGAAGCTTGTTTGACTTCCATTTCTTGAGCCCATGCGTCTAACCGGGCCTTTCCTTCCGGGGTAATTTGATACTGACGGGTAGGTGCCCCGTTATCTTCTGTGACCCACGACGATGTGAGACAACTATCTTCTTCCAGTTCTCGCAATAAACGATAGATGCGTCCACTATCGACGGTCCATTCTTTTGGCAACATCGCACTAAGACGGGAAAGAAGATGGCCACCATGGTCAGGCTCTTGGTATAACAGCAAAAGAACAAACGCTTCAAGATGTTTTCCGGTCTGATAGCGTTTTAAATTCGGCATAGATATCACCTCCTAAATCCGCAAAAAGGAGGCAATATATGCCTCCTTTGTCGGGTGCTTGTTAGGCTTGCTGTTCTTGTAAAATGGTTTCGAGTCCCTCTAGTGAGGCTGAAAAGACGGCGGTTCCCGCAATAAATTGGGCATGGGCCATCACGGCACCGATCTCCTCGTGTGTAACTCCAGCATTTAACGCGGCTTGCATGTTATTGCGAATGCACATCGGTACACGAGTAACTAAAGCTGCAGCTAAATTAACCATGGCGATGGTTTTGGCGTCAAGAGGATTGTCTTCCCGGTACAGTTTACTCACAGTGGCCTGGGCCTCTGCGATGTTCGGATTGACTTCGGCCAAATAACGTCGCAGTTTAATAGGACGGCCCAATTTAATTTCTTCTTGACGGATTTGTTCCAAAATGCGTTGTTTCTTTTCGAGATTCACGATATGATTCCTCCAATTTGTTCAACATGCGCTGATCATCGATTAGTGCTTGCTACCAAAAGCCATCATTCGCTCCCGGACTTGCTCGATCGCGAGCTCTGGCAAGACTTTGGCACCGCCTAAAGACTCGGCCAGAATATAAAGCTCGGCAGCCTCGTCCAAAGTCCCTAAGAGACTCGCTGTTGCCATGGGATTGTCGGCGAAGACTAATACGCCATGGTTAGCCATTAGCACAGCCGGAAGGCCGGGGTGGTTCTTAGCAATATCCACAATAGCATCAACTGACGCTTTGGATCCACGAGGTGCCCACGGAACAACCGGAACTGGCTCACTGACACCAAAGCGGAGCAACGGCTCATAAACTAATGGGATAGCTTTTTGCGCCACCGAAAATGCGGTAACGTGCGGAGCATGCGTGTGAATAACCGATCCCACCGATGGGCGAACATTATAAATCCCAACGTGCATATCAATGATTTCTTGCATCGTCGGTTCCATGTCGCCTTCTAGCACCTTCCCATTTAGCCCGACAATCGCAAAATCGTTCACAGAAAGATTAGCAATACTGCCACCTTTTGTCATGACAATTTGGGTGTCGCTAATTCGAGCAGATAAATTGGCATGGTTACCCCGAAACAAGAGACCGTGAGACGCTAAGTAATGCGCCGCTTGAACCAATTGTTCTTTGGCGGCTTCTGCCGTTAACTGGGCCATTATAAAACCCTCCTTTGCTATTTCTAGAATCGTAATGTCTTATGAAATCAGGATTTTCCCCAAGGCGATAGTCATACCTTCCCTTGCAACTCAGGAACTTATGCATGAGATATTTACCAACCATCTAGATACATCATACAACAATATTAACTATAGTGCAACATTCAGTATAAAGCCAGAATAAAAAAGTTTGCCCATTATGGTATAAAAG is a window encoding:
- a CDS encoding VirB4 family type IV secretion system protein: MIQDIDIIWPDFIEVGPRELRVGNRFTRSFMAVSYPRQVYPGWFDSLLRFPYPLTIAFYQGPLPPQIVLRSMKRHLLWSRGLDNAGKTQGHLSDPSRETAIEDAERIRQKLAQGDARILETSLFMTLWAATQEELNEATAMLQNLCESMLITIRPLHFQHLQGFKWTWPLGEHPSLVREMESDTWATFFPLVSEEIVHEQGILWGTNPQNHSLILVNRFLMPAPHSITIAWSGAGKSYAAKLEVLRARYQELPVYIIDPEGEYTIFRDVGADVWSIGQAQENHFPFDPFTMSRETHDFEHDSDFLIRFLSRLLPHLENRLKMILPPVLWSHWKSSSSPKWSVTPLTVDISELLEGIVSRDKELAEQLDMAMTRWRTLVGTKARDSINPHFQVFDLSHLTTSMKNAAYLAISEWLTRQTFSGSRRLIIFDEAWHLLTDQESAKYLESLFRRARKWGTALSLITQDMNDFVRSQTAEVCLRNAPIVLLLKQHPESLQQLAASLRLHEGEVNRIAQAGMGEGVLMVGEDHVPIRIMGAPFETRILHSSYRN
- a CDS encoding PadR family transcriptional regulator codes for the protein MPNLKRYQTGKHLEAFVLLLLYQEPDHGGHLLSRLSAMLPKEWTVDSGRIYRLLRELEEDSCLTSSWVTEDNGAPTRQYQITPEGKARLDAWAQEMEVKQASLATFLTKYHEITALSSGHDAATVQAHREQS
- a CDS encoding carboxymuconolactone decarboxylase family protein, with protein sequence MNLEKKQRILEQIRQEEIKLGRPIKLRRYLAEVNPNIAEAQATVSKLYREDNPLDAKTIAMVNLAAALVTRVPMCIRNNMQAALNAGVTHEEIGAVMAHAQFIAGTAVFSASLEGLETILQEQQA
- a CDS encoding class II aldolase/adducin family protein — translated: MAQLTAEAAKEQLVQAAHYLASHGLLFRGNHANLSARISDTQIVMTKGGSIANLSVNDFAIVGLNGKVLEGDMEPTMQEIIDMHVGIYNVRPSVGSVIHTHAPHVTAFSVAQKAIPLVYEPLLRFGVSEPVPVVPWAPRGSKASVDAIVDIAKNHPGLPAVLMANHGVLVFADNPMATASLLGTLDEAAELYILAESLGGAKVLPELAIEQVRERMMAFGSKH